The segment TCGATGACTCTTGACTCCGCATCAAGGAATGTTAGAAGAAATTTTAGAGATAATTTAATATATATACTAATTATTTATATCAATATTGTTTTTCCATTCAGTTTATTAGTAACATTttgtatatatgtgtgtatatatactatCATAAGTGGTACTAGTAGTATTATCATGTTTTATATAGAAAGGCCTAAAATTTTAGTTTCATTCAAGGTCAAAAACCTCGGACCGGCCTTGCATAAAACTGCATTAAGAACATACTAAACACACACGCCAACACTCACACATGATTTATAGGGAAGGTGAATGGACCCAAACTTGATAACAGCAATGGGGGCTTTCCTCCCTTCGACTTTGGTAAAGGCGGTGATGGTGGAGATTATTTTGGCAGGTTTTTCCATTTTCCATGTGTATTGCTTGTGGATTACCTAAAGGAAGCCGTGCCATGGTTCAGGAGATCAAGCAAGCATTGGGCTGGTGCAATAACCGTTTTGATATCAGTTACTGTTACttgattttttttgtgtgtttgGCGTTTGATGTAGACTTCAGTCTGTTCAATTGCTGATGTGAGACTTCACCTCAAGCATATTGATGTATTATTTTTACTAGGttaatgcccgtgcgttgctatggGTTTTAAAATCCACATACTTTTAAGTTATGGCATCATGGTTTTGATTTGGGTAACCAAACACCTTGTATAGTCAAACATCTTAAAACACCTTGTATGGATTGTGAGTGCCCTTCGTGGGCCATAATCAATCAACTAAAAAAACTGATTTATTAGACATAAATGATTTGTTAAATTTAATAGAAAGACATGCAAGAGCAACACTTTCTTCTTGATTGGTAGCAATTTACATCTGAACACGCTCGTCCAACCTTTCTCTACTCATTTCCATTAGTTTTTATTCACCCCATGCATGCAGCCAATAAAGAACAAATTGCCTGACATGCAAATTTGAAAGGACATCACTAAAACTATAAATGGGTTGTACCAAGGCCAATGACACTTGAAATCAAACCATCCAACAAAGGAAGAAACACTTCGTGAGACACTAAGTATAGAATCGGATTGAAAAAAAGGTACaagattatttttttagttcGAAGCTCAAGGTCCCCTTAATACCCTATGAATTTCCACTGAAAAACAGAACCACACGGTTAGACATACTCATTAACAACAGTAATTAATgctttataagataaatgttcattaaaatatttttatctaaatatatccatgtgggatcttgttttgaaggatttattgCAAGAAATCTGATGGTGTAATCGAAATTTAATTTGGATGTTTGGTTTTGCGgttatgatttttttagttTGTAAACATGGTCACTGCACACAAATCTAGGTGACTTCTGTGTTGGTTATGTGCATGTGTCAACGATGGGGCCCATTCAATAAAGGGGATTGGAGTCATGGCTTCACCACATGTGGTAGACGGATCCTCTTTGTaacttttagttgtagagatttttTTAGTTTGTAAACATGGTCACTGCACACAAATCTAGGTGACTTCTGTGTTGGTTATGTGCATGTGTCAACGATGGGGCCCATTCAATAAAGGGGATTGGAGTCATGGCTTCACCACATGTGGTAGACGGATCCTCTTTGTaacttttagttgtagagatgatgaaagagcaGGCTTGGTTATCATATATGTTTAAGACTCAATTGCATCGGGTCATTATGCTTAGTATGAAATCAATAGAAAAACTACAGATACATGTGCCTAAATTTTCCTTTACAAATGCCTTACTTGCATTTAACCTACCTAGACTATGGCTAGCCACTGGTTTATTCTAGTTCTAGCCACAAGGACTGCAGGTTGTTTGTTACAGCAACCAATGGTAGTTTGATTTGTTGTCCGAAAACTGTAGAATGCCTTAAGAGATCGCTAGCAAATGATTGTTCACTAACTCTTTTTCTAAAAATCTCTCTGGGTTATTGTTACAAGATTCTCAAAATTATTGAGCTAGGATTACAAATTTGTCATTCTTTGTCTAATAAACACTCAAATTTGAGTGACTAGTCCTCAAGTACTTCAAATAAACgtgtcaattttttttttgccataTCTTCAGTTATTTTGTGTTGCACTTAGATACAACCCAACTATTTCTTACACTTTTTTTCTCAGAGCAAAAGGTATATTTCTTACATTGGAATAGGataatcataaaaaaaaaactcattaTTGATAAAAAAATTAACTACATGATCAGGACTTTTGTTTCCTACTTTACATCTCGTGGATGATTAATGCTACATTGCCGGTTGCCTTTTCTAGCAACAAGGACTTTACTATCCATATGTACACAGAGATATTGGCTATGGTACAACACATATCTTATCATGACATGAAAAATACAAACTGAGCTAAATCTATTTTAGTTTGTGTGTTGATATACCATTTGATGCAAATGATCGACTTGTTTTAGGATCTTCTGGGTCATCCGTAGTATTGGTTTTTTCTTCAGTTCTTACTGGGGCTAAACTGGTGCTTGATTCATGATGCCTTGGAGCATCTGTTTCCATCCCTGTCCCTGATGAGGATTTTCCTTCTGCTATACCAGCAAACCATTACCTCAGATAAAGGAAATAAACAAATAATAAAAAACAGCACACATTTCACATGCAAAAAAATGTTATTTTAAATATATGCACTGAAATATTATATCAAACAAGAACAGTATGCAAACATTTGCTGACTTAGATTCTAAGTCTGTCAGAGCATTGAAAATGTTTTGTTGATGGTCCATAGGACTTAATGACCTAATAAACTCATTTTCTACAAAATCTGATGAACATATAGGTCAACAAGTTCGCTAACTAGAATCCTTTACCAACAGTAAACCAACTTATGTGGCATCAACTTCATTGGAGAGAATTCAAATTTCTCAATTTTCAGTTCATCTTGCTGCCTTTTCTACATGATGAATGTACAAAATGACTACTTTGAAAACTACATAATACAAGCTCACCATTTATTTTTCCACGGGCGATAATTAGCCGGAGGTAGTTTCTGAACTCCTTCAACACTGCATTTTCTTGTGCAGCGTGTAGCTCTGAAATGTCCTGATCATGCAATGCTATTGGAATTGGACTTCTATGAGCTGTACCAAATGTGAGATCCTGCTCATCACATAACAGCGCTTGTGTTCCTGGAGAGGCAGGTCTAGCATCCTCTTGGGTGTCAGAGCAATACAGTATGGAGTCATCAACAATTTGCTGATCTATATTAGTCACTTTGCCAAGTTGACTAAGAGCATCTTTCTGAACATCCTTGTTCTCATCAAACTTTTGGTAAGTATTTGTGCAAATTTCCCTATCTATTTCCATCTCGGCTTTGTTATCTGCAATAAAAATACTTCAGTAAAAGTAACCTTGAATGCTAACCTTCACTTCCATTGATTCATTTGgtgctgtttttttttaatgTTGATTTGATACTTGGACGTCAAGCCAAAATGATGTTTttaagttttgcatcaacatgatAGGCACTGTATTTGTCCCCAATAAAGCAGAACAATTCCTTTAGTTGCACAAATTTCTAGTTAAATACAGAAATAGATAGGGAAGCTACCCATTTCCCTTATTTTATAAATAGCTATATAATCATATGTACTCCTTTCTGTCCAAATGACACATTATCGAGCACATAAGGCAATGTTAAATGCACAAAAGTTTCTGAAGGCGCAAAAATAAACAGGTTTTTTCCCCTTTATTTCTGATCATCACGGCAGTCCATCTTTCTATCATATAAATAATTGAGTTCACCAGATTAAAATGTTCTGCAGAGGTGGAGAATAGTCCAGTCAAACAGGACAAGGATAAAATTGTGTACCAACTATTGTCGTGAACCTCTCTGCTGCCTTTCTGCATACAATCACCAAATGGTTGGCTAGGTCATTGACATCAGTAACATGAATAGTATTTGCTAACGGAGACCTAAAAAGATATATGATATTTCGTCAGGAGGACATAAAAGCGCAAAAGGAGCAATAATTGTAATAGTACTGCAATATCCATTATtggcaaagaaaaaaaatgttgaTTTGCCATATCAAAACAATATTTGAATACTTTTCATGATAACATGTTTAAATCAATAGTTCAAGCTGCACCTTGAATTGTCCAAAACaacataatatttttctttggaCAGAATCTCTAGCCTACCCTAAACTGTTTGGAACTAAAGGACTTGTTATTGAGTTGAACAGAGAAAAATATTTGAGAACAATAAGGCAAATTGCTAGTGCAGTGGTTGAATGGTACTACTGCAAGATGGCACAAACTACAAGCAACTAAAACAGCCCTAGGGGTGGACCTCCCCTAGGGTATTACTGcagtaatattttttttctcaagcTGCAGGATTGAGAAAAAGCCCGTGAAGGCGGACTACCCAAGAGGTCAAGACATGCCTGCAGCCTGCAGCACATATATAACTCTAAAAATAGGCACAGGCAAGGGGCCCTTTTTTGTGAGAACCAGGATCCGAGCCCTGGTTAGCCAGCACCACACCTAGGTGCCGCAACAACACACTTCAAGTGCGTTGTCCCACACTAGTGAAATTTTTCTTCAACAGTCCAGGGCTTATATACGTTTAAAAAGGCAATAGCCACCAGACAATTGATGCTCATTGAAAACCTTTTGCTCATAAGTCCAAACAAgacaataattattattcaCTTACCTAtatacaagtttagatctaccCTGGAAATTGCCAGTGGAACCATCACGTCCAGTAGATGAAGTAATTTGGGAAACATCCACATTGTTAGCCTAGAACGCAAGAAACAATCTTCAGTCCTGAGATGTTATGGCTAaactaagaaaaaaaatcaatacATACATTAAGTAAATCAGCACCAGGCTGGTCAAAACAATCATCCAAGACAAAATCAATACCTCTTGAAACTGTGTCTGCATCATACTTCCTTCAACATTTAATCTCTGATAGTGGGGATCTTCTGCAGGCCTTTTTCTGCGTACTGGAGAAAATCTATACCCTGAAGATCCAATGGCACCATTCAGAGCAACATTAGCTGCTTGTTGAAGGTTATTTCGATCACATGAATTATCCCCTTGAATTGTACTCCGCAGCTCCTCACTCCCTTCGTAGTTCTTGCAATCCATACATTTACAATTCTTGGAGCAAAGGATATTAGCTTGGAAACATTCACAGTATTTCTTTAAACAACCTGACTTCTTGCAGTGACAACCTTTATTATGCTTTGGAAGTGAAGGTAGTGCCCCAGCATCCTGATAGCCAGTTCAAATGGCTTAGCTAAACAATATATGAAACATATAAAGAAATATTTCAACTGAATCCATAGAAGTAAATAAAACATAAAAAGGATGACTTCAATAGTGCAACTAAACCCAAAATAATGAAGGGAATGCTGTTCAGAAGAAAAATTAAGCACAATACATATGATTTTAACTAATGGCAGCACAAAAGAGTCTTGATTCAGAACATAGCATATATGGAAAAGTAAACAGAAGTTACTAGCCACCTAGCATATATTAGGATGCTGCCATGAAATCTAGTTGTTCCACCTACATGAACTTTAGCATGGGGAATGACAAAAAGGACTGTTAGGTTACAAGTACAAGTATGAAAGAACAGTGCAAAGGACCTGATAAAACTAGCAGCAAGGTAACACCAGTGCATCAGTATGAACTGTTCTTGTTCTAGGACTCAACGAATTTTAGATGTATGGTTTCTATGTGCACAAGTGGGACAAATGAGAAAAATGCAAGCAAAATTATGGAACAAGCATGATGACTCCGTGGTCCATACAGATTAAAACAACTATTTATcaacttatatatattttgaagAGTATCTACTTTTGTCAAAGAAATTAACAATTGTTATGatacaaaaataataatacaGACAAACCATTCCATCAGTGCAATGGATGTACCTTCCGAACACTGGGAGGAATTGGACCATTTTCAATCTTAGGTTGAAAAGCATTTGGATTTCGTAGCTTTGTGTTGTTAATAGCGTCCTGCCTACCCTTTTCATTCTCAACAGTGTTTCCACATTGTTTACAATTGCAACCATCACAGTAATCACCTGCTGCAAAACACTCACAGTACCTAAGAAATATATGTGAAGTTAGTCACTGTACCTTCTATTCACATgatactcttttcataataaattaccGTATTACATTATAAGTTGGCATTCATTAATTTGGATAAAGTACAAAAGTTGAACATACCAAATTGGAATATTAGCAAAATTTGAGAACAAAACAATCCAATGagaaaaaacataaaaaatagataaacggaccaaagctgaACTTCTTCAAACTGAGACTTGAGTATCATATCTCCCTTTTCTATATTTGTTCAACACATATGAACATCACTCTAGACAAAACAAATATGCTCACCTCATGTAATCGCGTATTTTTAATACGTTTTCTACTGGTGAGGATAAGGATAATAGAGGAAACTCTTTATGTAATAGAATTAATcatccttttttttctcttttgtaAAGAGATCAACCCATTCAACTCTAGTTGACCATTTAAAATATAGAACTTCTCATTAAGAAATAACTCAGAAGTATGCATTCGAAATTCAGTTAATCACTGACATAACAATACAATGCTGTCCCTATTTCCAAGAAAATGTAATGTAGAAGTATGCATTTGCATATATCACTCAACTACATTCAATGTTTTAATAAATGATGTGCATGATTGAAACAAAAATTCATGTACTCACAGCTTTAAACATTGTGAGTTTTTGCAATTACAGTGTTTCTTTTTCTTGGCCGGCGTGCCActcttcatttcaaccacaggcttcctgaaaaacaaaaaaagatacGCAAATGATTTTTTTTGCACTTTGCATACGAGTGCAGTACTTGCATTATTTCTCCGAGGACAAATGGAAGTACACTCACACACGGACACTAAAATAACTACTAACATATCGCATAAGGGACACTCCCATAAAAACAAAACAGAATTGGGATGGCCATATAGTGTGATTATTTTGGCACACATTGTTTCAATCTGTGCTCCAAGGCAtagatgaaaaagaaaaaaaatataaagacaACTCTATTCACCAAAACATCTGTTCTCCAAAAAATGACACCTGAGAGTTAACCAGACAGGAATGGAATCATAATGAAAAGTTATAAGCCTACATGTCTAAGAAGACCACAGTATTCCTAGTAACATTTATACCAATTCAAATTCAAAATGGTTAATAATGTCACCAGGAGAAGAATAGTCAAACTTTACTAATCCATTACCTCAGCATTGCAAAGCAGTGGAGTGCCTGCTGTAAGAACACATCTTAACAGAACTTACAGTGCATCCCTCATACATCATGTTCAACACCctcatccccccccccccccacccacacacacacacacacaaaacccCTCCAcccaaataataataataatccctAACCAGGACTGACTAACTGCTGTCTACAATCAACTAAAACTTTTCAAAAggacaaatacaaacaaaacatGCATCGGCCTGAATCCTGGATACCCAAAAATCAAAAGACCGTAGAGTAGAATTCAAATTTTCAAACGAAACAGTTTGCTCACATAGAAAGCGTGATTTCCATTGGCCATGGCCTCAGCACCGGCATAGAAGGCTGCACCTGGACCGCCGGCTTCGGTTGCTGTTGTAGCTGTGGTGCCGCCCTTGGCTCGGCTACCGCTTCCGGCACCAGCGCCGGCGGCTCCGCCTGCTGCTTCTCCTCCTCCATCACCAAACTAAACTTTCCACAAGCTTAGGTCATGAATTCCCCTATGGTTTGCCCGATTTATCCACCTAAACCACTCGCAAAGAACTCAAAACTTAATCTTTGCAGCCTATCTCGTGGAATTAGAATAGTTTGAATCAGGAGCCGAGAAACTCGACTTTCTGGTCAGCTCCAACTCGAGATAATAGgaggaaaaactaagcaaaagaaGAGCGCCGATGGGAGGGGATCAATCGAAGAAGCGGAATTCGAAGAGGCGATGGAGAAGGATTCGGAGAGGTAAAGCCCGAGTGAATTTGGGCCACGGGCTGATTTGGGAGGGAGGTGGTGTGCCCGGTGTGGGAAGGGGGGGAGAAAAGCTGATGAGCAACGCTGGAGGTTTGGTTGGTCTCTCGCCCAAATTTTTGAATCTCATGTATTCTGTTTACTTTCCTTTTCCGGAACAATTTTTTGAATCTTTGCCTGATTGTATAATATTTTTTGAACCGCCTCGTTCGATTAGCTGATAATCTACGACAAAggctaatttattatgagagaaaaatactgctaaatTGCTAGCAGATTTAGCTAAATTGCTCAAACGGAGGAAATTAATAATGATGGGAAGCCACAAGTTTTCACCTATGTTTTCGATTTTCTTTGCTGTGAAATTTGCCTTTGAATTTTTATTGGACAAGTAAtctaaattatatttttttcaaCAGAGATTAATTAAAAAATATGAGCAAAATAAGATAATATGTAAGTCTTAAACCTGTAACCATGCCTTTTCTCTAAATCATTCTTATTTGCTCTAGACGTTAGTACGGCCGTAAAACAATGGAGGAGGGCAAAAATATCTCATGTGAGCAGATGAGCAAGATCATCTAATCCTAGCAATTCAAAAATCATTTTGAGACTCCAGATGGTTAGACATTTTTAACCACGAATGTATGAAGAATCGTATGTGTAGCTTTCTTCGCTTGGCTGAAAAACCATAACTAAAAgtattattcgctgatttattattagagaaaaatattgttgaatagCTGACAGATTCGGTACATAAACATGTTCAATGTAAGATAAATACCTTCTAGACTCTTCAGCGCCCAATGAAGGGTGAAGATCAAGGGCTTCAAGGCACCATGCCAAGATGTCGTTAAGACTCACCAACTAGTTGTCAGTGTTTGGACCCGTGGTCCTAACACATGCTAGTAAATTTGTATCTGTATGCTTCGATTCAGATGGTGTGCAAGAAGAATACAAACAATTTATACGGATTCGGGCAAGGagcgccctacgtccagtggaaGGGAGGAGTCTTATATTATCTTGCACTTAGTTGCTTGTAGTTGGGGTAACAAACTGGGTAAGAGAGGGAGTGGTTCCCAAGTCTCAAAGTGGAGTGTTGCGCGGGAACTTGAGTGTGTTCAGGTGCTTGTGAACTTGTCTGCTCATGGTTCTGCCCCCTGCCTCTTCCTTTTATAGGCTCAAGGAGAGGTTGGGTTTATCATATTGTTTCGTGTAGTTGTGTATTGTAGAGATATGGCCGCGTAGTGGAGGTATTATCTCTATCCTTCAATCTATGTGGGCGCTCGGATCAATAGTGCTCGGCGTGCTCGTTACTATGGGCGTCGTGCTGAGCCATGTCGGTCATGAGGGTGTCCAACCTTGTAGACGACGTGTCGTCCCTTGCTTATTGACCGACAGAAAGATCTAAGGCCTCCTGGATCAGGAGCCGTGCCGGTTGACACTGCTTGTGGGGTTAGTCCATTGAAGGAAAAATAGTTGGTTTGTTTGGATCGGCTGAGCGAAGGACCGGATGACAATAGTCGATCAGGACATGTCGAGACTCGGCAAGTAAGGGAAGAGATGTCGGATCACATCAAGAAGGGAAAGAATGGAGTCCAAGttaccttttttttatttatgaaaTCGTGTTTTGTTAGGACCTATGTATAGGTTTCTAGgttataaatataaaaaaccTGATTATTATAAAGAACAAATTCAATCAATACAACAAAACCTTTTCGACTCCGGACACAAATCTTAGGAGTAGGAGTAAAGTAAATCTTAGCAAGACCTTCAACACATCGAGCTGCATCGGTTGATTTTGACCTTTGGTTTGTTTGTGAGTATTCTTACGGTTCACATCTTGTTTCCATAGCTACATCATTTGATCTCGTGTTAACTTGATTTGAACTATTTATCGGTTTAGATCTTATTTGTAAGGTTgtattactttaatctcttgcAAGTAATCGATTTAAGCTAGTTATCAACTCTATCAGATCGGTAATCTGATAGATTCATCAAGTTACCAATATTATTTGTgtttaatgatttatttattgcaACAATATTATTGCCCAATCGagatctaaaaaaataaattaagttTTAACTCTATTAAGATCATATTGTTTTAATGTTTCTTCATAAATCATAATCATTACTAAAATAGTCGATTAGGCATATATTAGCTAATCTGTCGATCTCGATTGTTACATGTTATGCGTTGGAGATATTTATTTGATCATAGTTAACTTAGAATTGGAATAGATTTAACTTAATACTACTTGTTATTGGCTGTATTTTGGAACCCACTGTCAAGTATACTAAGCTAAGTTTACCTAAATCTAAATTTGACTATGATTGAATAAATAGATTTCGTTCGTGCTTCATGGATCATGTATCAGCTAATTAGCTGATCCAGTCATGCTTTCACGAGTAGTGCACATGTGTAGATTCATTCATACATCAAGTAAACTAGCAATGTTTATTGAATCTATTAAAGCCTGCTGGCCTTTAGACTAAGTAAATACAGATTTAATATACTTGTGAAAATAATTTGGTAAGACTGCTGGCCCTTAGactagtcttgataagttattTTTTACTCGGTGAATGAACTAGATGAGTACATGTGATCTACCCATCTACATGAACATCGTATCGACTAATTAGTCAATCTAATTATGCTTCATTCATAACATGTTTGCATGTCTTGCTTTGAATACAATTAAGTTCATTAAATGAGCTTAGGTTATGCTGTAACATCATATCAAATAATGGTTGATTAattacatatttatttaatatatttttacGAATGATCATCCCATTATTATGCATTTGACATTGCTAGGAGTTGACTTTTTAGTCAATTTTCTTCGGTTAATGGCTACCTTAAGCCATATATTCTAAATCTGTCTGGTAACAACCGACAGCTTCTATAATTTGACATTTGCTTTTTCTTGTCAATTGCAGGTCAAATTGACTAGCACGCCAAAGATTCAAATCACTATACTAAGATTGCCTATTGAGGCTCAGGAGATCAAAAACTCTAACTTCCGTACGGTTTCTGAGAGCCTTCGAGTGTGTTATACAGAAGACCAACTTTTTGTGATAACACATTttttggcacgcctagtgggCCACAATCATCAACATGAACAACGAAAACATTCTAAATGTTACTCTAGATAAACTCCCTGATAACCTGAAGGAATTGATCACCACTGCTGTCGATCAGTATCtgttggcagtcattatagaccaattataaactgccaacttgatccaaaaggagaagaagcaatcatattatatacacacatgtattttattactaacaagttccacttgtaccatagtgattatatttagcaggaattatagtgcaacaagtgaaaatgtgccataccacgaagaaagcgcaaagtaccaaaagacgtattcagaaatgcgcaaaccaagaaaatagagaaaggcccgaACAAACGTAGAACTGGGCCTAATTCTAACCACGGGAGAGATCCAGGCCCAGAGCCAAACCGACCACGTGAAGGCGGTGGCTAGGGGGACCCACCcagggtgcgggcgcaccctggtgtgggcgcacccctggaggcggcaaaccgggcccatctttcttaggcggttgcatgccgccatgcataggacggtttcacctactactaaatttagatgcgacgaaccgtcctagttccactataaaaagagagacactcccccttttcaacacacatcatttgaagtcaatttacctcacacctctcacttgtatctttagtctagattagtagtagagcaaggtaagagctagcaaggagagcttgtctccttggaagaaaggatcttcttggtatgaataatattcaatcttcttccatgagcaagttctattcatctttatatgattatgcatatgaactagagtatggttgtgttcttatcatgttcatatatgaactagttcttagttcttgtgctatgttcttgatatgttcatcattgttcttcattgttcatcagattagtatgattaggattagaattaggaatgggatgatggttcactgtgctgtgatggttgctcttagcctagcctgtcacttcgaaggggtggggcccatgggggttaggagttgtttccaattacgtgaacatggtgt is part of the Sorghum bicolor cultivar BTx623 chromosome 10, Sorghum_bicolor_NCBIv3, whole genome shotgun sequence genome and harbors:
- the LOC8073049 gene encoding protein tesmin/TSO1-like CXC 5 isoform X1, with the protein product MEEEKQQAEPPALVPEAVAEPRAAPQLQQQPKPAVQVQPSMPVLRPWPMEITLSMKPVVEMKSGTPAKKKKHCNCKNSQCLKLYCECFAAGDYCDGCNCKQCGNTVENEKGRQDAINNTKLRNPNAFQPKIENGPIPPSVRKDAGALPSLPKHNKGCHCKKSGCLKKYCECFQANILCSKNCKCMDCKNYEGSEELRSTIQGDNSCDRNNLQQAANVALNGAIGSSGYRFSPVRRKRPAEDPHYQRLNVEGSMMQTQFQEANNVDVSQITSSTGRDGSTGNFQGRSKLVYRSPLANTIHVTDVNDLANHLVIVCRKAAERFTTIVDNKAEMEIDREICTNTYQKFDENKDVQKDALSQLGKVTNIDQQIVDDSILYCSDTQEDARPASPGTQALLCDEQDLTFGTAHRSPIPIALHDQDISELHAAQENAVLKEFRNYLRLIIARGKINAEGKSSSGTGMETDAPRHHESSTSLAPVRTEEKTNTTDDPEDPKTSRSFASNGISTHKLK
- the LOC8073049 gene encoding protein tesmin/TSO1-like CXC 5 isoform X2: MEEEKQQAEPPALVPEAVAEPRAAPQLQQQPKPAVQVQPSMPVLRPWPMEITLSMKPVVEMKSGTPAKKKKHCNCKNSQCLKLYCECFAAGDYCDGCNCKQCGNTVENEKGRQDAINNTKLRNPNAFQPKIENGPIPPSVRKDAGALPSLPKHNKGCHCKKSGCLKKYCECFQANILCSKNCKCMDCKNYEGSEELRSTIQGDNSCDRNNLQQAANVALNGAIGSSGYRFSPVRRKRPAEDPHYQRLNVEGSMMQTQFQEANNVDVSQITSSTGRDGSTGNFQGRSKLVYRSPLANTIHVTDVNDLANHLVIVCRKAAERFTTIVDNKAEMEIDREICTNTYQKFDENKDVQKDALSQLGKVTNIDQQIVDDSILYCSDTQEDARPASPGTQALLCDEQDLTFGTAHRSPIPIALHDQDISELHAAQENAVLKEFRNYLRLIIARGKINEGKSSSGTGMETDAPRHHESSTSLAPVRTEEKTNTTDDPEDPKTSRSFASNGISTHKLK